GGCCGTCGGCCGGGTTGGGATAGGTCACGATCCGAGTTCCACCGGTTGACATCCCGAGGGTGTCGTCATGGATACAGATGAAGATCCACGTCCCGGTGGGTTTGTCGAACTTCGTCAGGACGGCCAGGCCATCCCAGGACTTGATCAGCCGCTCGAGTTCTTGCATGGAACAGAGTCTATCTTCGACGGGCTGTTCCCGCGACTTCGTAACCGCTCAGTGAGGGTACTTGAGCGGGAAGCTCTCGTGGGTACCCTTGCCCTGCATGGCCTCGAAGTCGAACTTGTAGCCCTCTGCCACGAACGGGCTCTCCGAGTTGTGACAATCCACGCATTGCGCGGCGCTAACTTTGTCGACAAGACCCACCGCCACCAACTCCGACTTCTTGTATTCCTTGTTCTTCAAGCTCATGTGCTGGTCCTGGACGTAAGTACCGCCCGGCCCGTGACAGCTCTCGCAGCCGACTCCCGCAAGATCCGGCGTGGACTCCATGTCCACGAACCCTCCGGGCTTGCCGAAACCGGTCACGTGGCATTTGACGCAATTCTCGTCCTTCGAGTAGTCGACGTCGGGGTCGAGCCCGGCCGACTTCTTGGCATCCACGGCCACTCCCGGAAGCAGCGAGTCGTGGGCCTTGGCCATCTGCGTCAAGGACCAGGATTTCCATTCCTTGATGTGGCACTTCTTGCAGTTCTTGGTGCCAACGTACGCGTGCTCCTCGGCCGCCGCGAACGGCATGGCGACCAGGGCAAGAATGAATACTGACAATACCGATTTCATGAGCGTCCCTCCTCCGCCCCATTGTGCTTCATCGCCCGCTTCACCGCGAGCGTCGGTTCGTGCAGCGCCGGCCGGACCGGCATTCGGAAACCCCCCAGTGCGATGTCCGATGCCGGTGAGCACGCTAACCGGTAGGTCCTTCCCGGGGAGGCGCAGCCATGAGCACGCTATCCGAAGACATCACCCTCGGTTCGATCGAGGAATCCCGGAGGCTGTGGGCCGGCGCGCGGAAGGCCTATACCCGTGCACCTGACAGTTTGGCTTCCCTGAGCGAAGCCCTGGGCCTGGGGATCCGCGCTGCCGAGATCCTGGTTCACCACAAGCTCCGGCCGATCCGCAGCCGCTTTCCGGCGACGATCGAGACCCTGCTGGAGGAGCCACCGCTCGAAGTCGACGTGGAGCGGGATGCCATCCACGTTCCCGCCACGCTCCAGTTCTCCCACGCGTTGGACATGCTCAGCGATCGAGAGCTGAACTGTGTCTGACCACAGCTTCATCGAGGCTGGGAGGACCGGGCCGCCGCCTGTTTCCGTTCACGGGGAAAGGCGCAGGAAGCGACG
This region of Acidobacteriota bacterium genomic DNA includes:
- a CDS encoding cytochrome c family protein, producing the protein MKSVLSVFILALVAMPFAAAEEHAYVGTKNCKKCHIKEWKSWSLTQMAKAHDSLLPGVAVDAKKSAGLDPDVDYSKDENCVKCHVTGFGKPGGFVDMESTPDLAGVGCESCHGPGGTYVQDQHMSLKNKEYKKSELVAVGLVDKVSAAQCVDCHNSESPFVAEGYKFDFEAMQGKGTHESFPLKYPH